Within the Actinomycetota bacterium genome, the region CGAGGGGTTCGAGCCGAAGCCGAACAGGCGCGTGCCCAGGTAGCCGAGGTCGCTGCCGCGCCGGCGGAGCTGCTGGGCCCGGACCGGGTCCTGGCCCATGAAGCGGAAGGCGCCGGTGATCAGGGTCCGCTGGGCCCACGCCGACCCCCAGGCGCTGACCGCGGCGGTCATGCCCCGGACGGTGTCGACGTAGGTGGAGCCGACCAGGACCAGCCCGGCGACCCGGCCGCCCAGCTCCTGGGGGAACTGCTCGGCGAGCTGGAGGGCGGCGATGCCGCCCATCGAGTGGGCGACCACCACCACCCGCTCCTCCCCGGTCCAGTCGAGCACCGCCTTGAGGTCGCCGGCCAGGGCCTGGAGCGAGTAGTCCTCCTTGCCGGGCCGGCCCGAGCGGCCGTGGCCGCGCTGGTCATAGAAGACGCAGCGGAACCGGTCGGGCAGGTCGCGGCGCTGGTAGTGCCAGGCGTCCTGGGTGAGCGAGAAGCCGTGGGCGAACACCAGGCAGGGGCCCTGGCCCAGCTCCTCGACGTGGATCCGGGTGCCGTCGTGGCTGGCCACCTTGGCCGAGGTCCCCCGGATCCCCCCGAACCGCTCCCCGGCCTCGGGGTCCTCGCGCCGCCGGTCCCGCCCCACCAGCGTCCGCTCCAGGGTCACCCCCGCCCCCACCCCGAGCAGCAGCCCCCCGGCCAGCAGCCCGATCCCCCGCACGGTCAGCGGCGTCGCCTGCCCGTTCTTCCGCCCCCCGGACCGCTTGCCAACGACCGGGTTCCGCCCCCGCCCGGCCCGTTGGAGGGCGGCCCGCGCGGGTCGTTGCCGGCTGGCCGCCATCAGCCGACCGCCTGCCTGACCGGGCGGCCGGGGGCGGGACGGCCGGCGCGGTGGTGGACACGGGGGAGGCGGGGTGAGAGGCCGCAGGTGATCTCGTAGTCGATCGTGCCCAGGGCGGCCGCCCACTCGCCGGCGCCCGGCTCGCCCTTGGCCGGGTCGCCGAGCAGGGTCGCCACCTGGCCGACCTCCACGTCCACCTCGCCAACGTCCACCATCACCTGGTCCATGGTCACGGTACCGACCTGCGGCAGGTCATGCCCGCCGAGGACGACCCGTATCCGGCCCGACAGCCCCCGGCGCAGGCCGTCGGCGTACCCGACCGGGAGGGTGGCGATGCGGGTCCGGCGGGGCGCCCGCCAGCGGTGCCCGTAGGAGACCCGCTCCCCGGCCTCGACCGTGCGCAGGGCCGACACGGCCGCCCGCAGGGCCAGGGCGGGCCGCAGGCGGGCCCGGACCTGGTCGGCCAGCTCCTCGCTCGGGGCCAGCCCGTAGACCTCGATCCCGGCCCTGACCAGGTCGAAACGGGCGTCGGTGCGCACGGTGGCCCCGGCGCTGTTGGCCAGGTGACGCCAGCGCGGCTCCAGCCCGGCCGCCGCCGCCGCGGCCAGGGCGTCCCGGAACCGGGCCAGCTGGGCGTCGGTGGTGGCCGTCTTGGCCGCCTCGTCGGCGACCGCGAAGTGGCTCCAGAGCCCCTCGACCTCCAGCCCCGGCTCGGCCAGGGCCGCCGCGACCAGCGCCGGCAGCTCGGCCGGGTCGCAGCCCTGGCGGTGCATGCCGGTGTCGACCTTGAGGTGGGCGGCCACCGGCCGCCCGGCCCGGCGCCCGGCCATCCCGAACGCCCGGACCCCGGCCTGGGTGCAGACGGTCACGGCGATCCGGTCGGCCGCGCAGGCGTCGGCCGCCGCCGGGTGGGGCTCGGACAGCACCAGCAGCGGGGCCGAGATCCCGGCCCGGCGCAGCTCCAGCGCCTCCTCGACCAGCGCCACCCCCAGCCAGGCCGCCCCGGCCCGGACCGCCGCCCGCGCCACCGGCACCGCCCCGTGCCCGTAGGCGTCGGCCTTGACCACGGCCAGCAGCCGCGCCGGGGCGATCTCGGCGGCCAGCGTGCGCACGTTCCCGGCGATCGCCTCCAGGTCGACCTCGACCCAGGCCGGCCGCAGCCCCGGCCACGGCGTCCGGGTCATCGACGCCCCTCGCCCTCGCCGAGCAGCTCCTGGAACGCCCCCGGGAGGTGCTCGGCCACGTCGCCGGCGGCGACCGAGACCGGCCCGAGGTCGGCGACGGCCAGGGCGGCGGCGCGGCCGTGGACCCAGGCCCCGAGCCGGGCGGCGTCGAACGGGTCGAGCCCCTGGGCGAGCAGCGACCCGGTCAGCCCGGTGAGCACGTCCCCGGTCCCGCCGGTGGCCAGCGACGGGACCCCGGTCGGGTTGACGGCCAGCCGCCCGTCGGGGCCGGCGACCACCGTGTTGTCGCCCTTGAGCAGCACGGTCGCCTTCCACGCCCCGGCCCGGCCGGTGGCCTGGTCGAGCCGCGTGCCCTCGGCGTCGGGGGCGAGGCGGGCGAACTCGCCGGCGTGCGGGGTGACCAGGGTCGGCCCCCGCCGCCCGGCCAGCGGCCCGCCGGTGCCGAGGGCGAACAGGGCGTCGGCGTCGACCACGGCCGGGCCGTCGTAGGCGGCCAGCATCCCCCTGACCACCTTCTGGGTGCCGTCGGCCCGGCCCAGCCCGGGCCCGATCCCGATCGCGGTCGCCTCCCCCAGCCAGCGCCGGCAGGCGTCGTCGGCGTTGCGGGCCAGCCCGCCGCCCGACTCGGGCAGGGCGACCGTGAGGGCCTCGGGCACGGCCGCCCCGACCCGGTCGGCCACCGAGGCGGGGGCGGCGATGACCAGCAGCCCGGTCCCGGCGCGCCGGGCGGCCAGGCCCATCAGGGTCGGCGCCCCGCCCATGCCCGGGCTGCCCCCGACCAGCAGCAGGACCCCGCGCGAGCGCTTGTGCAGCTCGGCCCGGGGCACGGGCACGAGCCCGGCCAGGTCGGCGGCCTCGCTCACCCCCCAGCGCCCCGGGGCCAGCGGCAGGCCGATGTCGGCCACCTCCAGCCGCCCGGTGTGCCCGCTGCCCGGCTCCAGGACGTGGCCGGGCTTGACCGCCTGGAAGGTGACGGTGACGGCGGCCGTGACCGCCTCGCCGGCGACCTCGCCGGTGGCCCCGTCCACCCCCGAGGGGATGTCGACGGCGACCACCGGGGCGCCGGCGGCGTTGGCGCAGCCGATGGCCTCGGCCACCGCGCCCCTGGGGGCGCCGCTCGACCCCGTCCCGAGCAGCCCGTCCAGTACCAGGTCGGCCCCGGCCAGCAGCCGGTCGGCCAGCTCGGGGGTGAACGCCCGGACCCGCCCGCCGGCCGCCCGGACCAGGGCCACGCAGCGCCGCCCCTGCTCGTCGAGGCCGTCCGGGTCGCCGGTGACCAGCGCCTCCGCCCCGGCCCCGCGCCGGGCCAGCCGGGCCAGGGCCTCGAGGGCGTCGCCGCCGTTGTGGCCCTTGCCGCCCAGGGCGACCACCCGCCGCCCGGACAGGTGGCCCAGCTCGCCGGCGGCCGCTGTGGCCACGGCCGCCCCGGCCCGGCCCATCAGCGTCTCGACCGGGGTCCCGCCCTCCTGGGCGGCCGCGTCCGCCGCCTGCACCGCCGCCACGGTCGCGAGCGGCCTCATGCCCCTGCCCCCCGCTCCCGGGACCTCACGACCCCGCGGCCCCACCGCTGGCCCCGCCGCGCTGGCGGTCGAGCCGGCGGCGGACCCACGGCGGCGGGCCGGGCGGGCGGCGCGGGTAGTCGTCGGGGCCCTCGATGAGCACGCTGGCGAAGGCGGTGTCCTTGGTGTCGGACAGGGTGAGGTGCCAGCGCAGCGCGCCCAGCAGGTGGGCCCAGTCGGCCAGCTCGCCGGTGAGCTTGATCGAGGGGGCGCCCGAGGGCAGGTTGGTGACCTCGATCTCGGTGTAGGCGAACCCCGAGAACCCGACCCCAAGGGCCTTGGAGGTGGCCTCCTTGGCCGCCCACCGCTTGGCCAGGTAGGCGACCTCGCCGACGCCCCGGCGGGCGGCGGCCTCGAGCTCGGCCTTGGTGAAGACGCGCTCGCGGAAGCGGGGGTGGCGCTCAAGGGCACGGCGGATGCGGGCGACCTCGATGGCGTCGAAGCCGATCCCGACGATCATCGAACCCCGAACTTGGCCCTGGTCGCCGGCCGGGTCAGCAGGAAGATGATCAGGGCGTCGATCAGCAGCCCGAGCAGGTTGCCGACGGACAGGTCCCGGAGGGCGGCCAGGACGACGACCACCATGGCCAGGTACCAGCCCCACTGGCGGCCCTGGAGCAGCCCAACGCCGGCCGCGATCAGCCCGGCGACCAGCAGGAGCAGGAAGAGCGGAGGGCTGCCGCCGTTGATCATGAACGACAGCACCGGGAAGCCGAGGAACGCGGCGTCGATGAACAGGAAGATGGCGACGATGCTGACCGACTGGTCGGGATCGACGTCGAAGGCCATCGTCTACTCCACCGTCACGCTCTTGGCCAGGTTGCGGGGCTTGTCGATCGGGCACCCGCGGGCAACGGCCACATGGTAGGAGAGCAGCTGCAGCGGGAGCAGGCAGACCAGCGGGGCCAGCAGCTGGGCGGTGGGCGGCACCCGCAGCACGTGGGTGGCGTGGGCGGCCACCTCACGGTCGCCGTCGGTGGCGATGGCGATGATGGCCGCGCCCCTGGCCGCCACCTCCTGGATGTTGGTCAGCATCTTGGCGTACACGTGGCTGGAGGGGTGGACGACCACCACCGGGGTCCCGTCCTCGATCAGCGCGATCGGCCCGTGCTTGAGCTCGGCCGCCGGATACCCCTCGGCGTGGAGGTAGGAGATCTCCTTGAGCTTCAGGGCCCCCTCCAGCGCCATCGGGTAGCCGACGTGCCGGCCCAGGAACAGCCAGTCGCGGGCGTCCTTGTACGCCTCGGCCACCTTGCGGACCTGGTCGCCGCGCTCCAGGCAGAGCCCGACCTTGGCCGGGAGCTGCTGCAGCTCGCGCACCACCGCGGCCACCTCGTCGACGAACATGGTCCCCCGCACCTGGGCCAGGTACAGCGCGACCAGGTACATGGCGGCCAGCTGGGTGGCGAAGGTCTTGGTCGCGGCCACGCACACCTCGGGCCCGGCCCTGGTGTAGAGGACCGCGTCCGACTCCCTGGGGATCGACGCCCCCACGGTGTTGCAGACGGTCAGCACCCGGGCCCGCTGCCGGCGCGCGTACCGCACCGCCCCCAGCGTGTCGGCCGTCTCCCCCGACTGGGAGATGGCGATGACCAGCGTGTTCCGGTCCAGGACGGGGTCGCGGTAGCGGAACTCGCTGGCGATCTCGATCTCCACCGGCAGCCGGGTCCAGTGCTCGATGGCGTACTTGGCCACCAGCCCCGAGTGGAACGCGGTCCCGCAGGCGACCACGAACACCTTGTCGACCTCGCGCAGCTCGTCCTCACTCATCCGCAGCTCGTCGAGGACGAGGTGCCCGTCGGCGTCGGTCCGCCCCTCAAGGGTCTGCTTGATGGCCAGCGGCTGCTCGTGGATCTCCTTGAGCATGAAGTGCTCGTAGCCGCCCTTCTCGGCGGCCGACAGGTCCCAGTCGACGTGGTGCTCGTACGGCTCCACGTCGTTCCCGTCCAGGTCGGTCACGGCGAGCCGTTCGGGGGTCACGACCACGACCTGGTCGTCCTCCAGGATCACCCCGTCCTTGGTCCGGTCCAGGAACGCGGCGAAGTCGCTGGCCACGAAGTTCTCGGCCGCGGCCCGCCCGGCCACCAGGGGGAGGTCCCGCTTGGCCCCGACCACGACCCCGGGGTCGCCCTGGTGCAGCACGGCCAGCGCGAACGACCCCTCCAGGCGCCGGATCGCCGACCGCACCGCGTCCGGGAAGGGCTGCCCCTCGGCCAGCTCCGCCTCCACCAGGTGGGCGACGCACTCGGTGTCGGTCTGGGAGGCGAACCGGTGCCCCTCGCGCTCCAGCTGCGCCCGCAGGGTGAAGAAGTTCTCGATGATCCCGTTGTGGATCACCGCCACCTTGCCGGTGCAGTCCAGGTGGGGATGGGCGTTGCGGTCGGTCGGCTGCCCGTGGGTCGCCCACCTGGTGTGCCCGATCCCGGTCACCCCGCCCAGCGCGGTGTCGGACCCAAGGGCCTGCTCGAGCACCTCGAGCTTGCCGGCCTTGCGGACGACCTGGACCTCGCCGCCGTCCAGCACCGCCACCCCGGCCGAGTCGTACCCCCGGTACTCGAGCCGCCGCAGGCCCGCGAGCAGGATCGGGAGGGCCTGCTGGTTGCCGGCGTAGCCGACGATGCCACACATGCTGTCAGGCTCCCTTCAATGCGACGGCCGCCGGAGGGGACAAGAGCCAATCCTAGCAGCCGGGCAACCTACCCCAGCTCGCTCGCGACCAGGGCGGCCAGGCGGTCGGCGGTGCCCCGTGCCTCCTCCTCGGTCTCGGCCTCGACCATGACCCTCACCAGGGCCTCGGTCCCCGACGGGCGGACCAGCACGCGGCCCGTGCCCTGCAGGCGGGTCTCCTCGCCCTCGACCGCCCGCCAGACGACCTCGGCGCCTTCCAGGGCGGTGCGGTCGGCGACCCGGACGTTGACCAGCACCTGGGGCAGGCGGCGCATCACCGTGGCCAGCTCCGACAGCGGGCGGCCGGAGCGGGCGACCACGCTCAGCAGGCGCAGGCCGGTGAGGAGGCCGTCGCCGGTGGTGGCGCGGTCGAGGAAGATCAGGTGGCCGGACTGCTCGCCGCCGAGGGTGTGGCCGCCGGCCAGCATGGCCTCGAGGACGTAGCGGTCGCCGACGGCGGTCTGCTCGACGGCGATGCCGTGGTGGTCCATGGCCTGGCGGAAGCCGAGGTTGGTCATCACGGTGGTGACCACGGTGTTGGTGGGGAGGTCGCCGCGGGCGCGGGCGTCGAGGGCGGTGATGGCGAGGATGACGTCGCCGTC harbors:
- a CDS encoding alpha/beta hydrolase, whose translation is MAASRQRPARAALQRAGRGRNPVVGKRSGGRKNGQATPLTVRGIGLLAGGLLLGVGAGVTLERTLVGRDRRREDPEAGERFGGIRGTSAKVASHDGTRIHVEELGQGPCLVFAHGFSLTQDAWHYQRRDLPDRFRCVFYDQRGHGRSGRPGKEDYSLQALAGDLKAVLDWTGEERVVVVAHSMGGIAALQLAEQFPQELGGRVAGLVLVGSTYVDTVRGMTAAVSAWGSAWAQRTLITGAFRFMGQDPVRAQQLRRRGSDLGYLGTRLFGFGSNPSPSQVAFIDRTLAGTDVEVWAKVFPSLVDFDLSESLEAVGVPALVVVGDKDRLTPPAAARYMAEKIPGSRLLILEDAGHCAFLEEHEVLDAEIAAFADEVLVPAKAAARKRRRTEVRRVPGS
- the alr gene encoding alanine racemase, whose protein sequence is MTRTPWPGLRPAWVEVDLEAIAGNVRTLAAEIAPARLLAVVKADAYGHGAVPVARAAVRAGAAWLGVALVEEALELRRAGISAPLLVLSEPHPAAADACAADRIAVTVCTQAGVRAFGMAGRRAGRPVAAHLKVDTGMHRQGCDPAELPALVAAALAEPGLEVEGLWSHFAVADEAAKTATTDAQLARFRDALAAAAAAGLEPRWRHLANSAGATVRTDARFDLVRAGIEVYGLAPSEELADQVRARLRPALALRAAVSALRTVEAGERVSYGHRWRAPRRTRIATLPVGYADGLRRGLSGRIRVVLGGHDLPQVGTVTMDQVMVDVGEVDVEVGQVATLLGDPAKGEPGAGEWAAALGTIDYEITCGLSPRLPRVHHRAGRPAPGRPVRQAVG
- a CDS encoding NAD(P)H-hydrate dehydratase, with translation MRPLATVAAVQAADAAAQEGGTPVETLMGRAGAAVATAAAGELGHLSGRRVVALGGKGHNGGDALEALARLARRGAGAEALVTGDPDGLDEQGRRCVALVRAAGGRVRAFTPELADRLLAGADLVLDGLLGTGSSGAPRGAVAEAIGCANAAGAPVVAVDIPSGVDGATGEVAGEAVTAAVTVTFQAVKPGHVLEPGSGHTGRLEVADIGLPLAPGRWGVSEAADLAGLVPVPRAELHKRSRGVLLLVGGSPGMGGAPTLMGLAARRAGTGLLVIAAPASVADRVGAAVPEALTVALPESGGGLARNADDACRRWLGEATAIGIGPGLGRADGTQKVVRGMLAAYDGPAVVDADALFALGTGGPLAGRRGPTLVTPHAGEFARLAPDAEGTRLDQATGRAGAWKATVLLKGDNTVVAGPDGRLAVNPTGVPSLATGGTGDVLTGLTGSLLAQGLDPFDAARLGAWVHGRAAALAVADLGPVSVAAGDVAEHLPGAFQELLGEGEGRR
- the acpS gene encoding holo-ACP synthase; its protein translation is MIVGIGFDAIEVARIRRALERHPRFRERVFTKAELEAAARRGVGEVAYLAKRWAAKEATSKALGVGFSGFAYTEIEVTNLPSGAPSIKLTGELADWAHLLGALRWHLTLSDTKDTAFASVLIEGPDDYPRRPPGPPPWVRRRLDRQRGGASGGAAGS
- the glmS gene encoding glutamine--fructose-6-phosphate transaminase (isomerizing); amino-acid sequence: MCGIVGYAGNQQALPILLAGLRRLEYRGYDSAGVAVLDGGEVQVVRKAGKLEVLEQALGSDTALGGVTGIGHTRWATHGQPTDRNAHPHLDCTGKVAVIHNGIIENFFTLRAQLEREGHRFASQTDTECVAHLVEAELAEGQPFPDAVRSAIRRLEGSFALAVLHQGDPGVVVGAKRDLPLVAGRAAAENFVASDFAAFLDRTKDGVILEDDQVVVVTPERLAVTDLDGNDVEPYEHHVDWDLSAAEKGGYEHFMLKEIHEQPLAIKQTLEGRTDADGHLVLDELRMSEDELREVDKVFVVACGTAFHSGLVAKYAIEHWTRLPVEIEIASEFRYRDPVLDRNTLVIAISQSGETADTLGAVRYARRQRARVLTVCNTVGASIPRESDAVLYTRAGPEVCVAATKTFATQLAAMYLVALYLAQVRGTMFVDEVAAVVRELQQLPAKVGLCLERGDQVRKVAEAYKDARDWLFLGRHVGYPMALEGALKLKEISYLHAEGYPAAELKHGPIALIEDGTPVVVVHPSSHVYAKMLTNIQEVAARGAAIIAIATDGDREVAAHATHVLRVPPTAQLLAPLVCLLPLQLLSYHVAVARGCPIDKPRNLAKSVTVE